The Rhodopseudomonas palustris genome window below encodes:
- a CDS encoding NADH-quinone oxidoreductase subunit N translates to MTAAQFAALSPLVVLAIAAVAAMMLVPLARLQIVQASAAAGLAVAAALVLLRIGAPAAPMGALFTDDGPARFGIVFACLVSLGALVFLRTGHPAKEAPSLLVLVAIGAATLAGAGHPATLFLGIEILSLSLIALFAFRLTRQGLEAAYKFLVMSGLASSALLLGIALIFAETGALDFAGWGGRGALTAFGTALLLAGLAFKFSLVPFHMWTPDAFEAAPASAATLAGVVSKSAVAIVILRLALTAHLPEPVWSQGLAALGGASVLIGNLLALRQPQLPRMLGYSTIAHSGYIALIIASGTPHAGEAVLFYLAIYAPAMLGALCVSAALGRAPTLPDLHGLMKRRPLEAVALSLSLLSLAGLPAAGGFIAKLFLLRVLIDGSLWVLVGIVVAGSSLGFFYYAKFFTAPFVGHTHDESEPLPQLDRGLLIVCIALIIIFGVAPAGLMNVVAATMAP, encoded by the coding sequence ATGACCGCAGCCCAATTCGCCGCGCTCTCGCCACTCGTGGTGCTGGCCATCGCCGCCGTCGCGGCCATGATGCTGGTGCCGCTGGCGCGGCTGCAGATCGTGCAGGCTTCCGCAGCGGCGGGGCTGGCGGTGGCCGCTGCGCTGGTGCTGCTGCGGATCGGTGCCCCGGCGGCGCCGATGGGCGCGCTGTTCACCGACGACGGTCCGGCGCGGTTCGGCATCGTGTTCGCGTGCCTAGTGTCGCTCGGCGCGTTGGTGTTTCTGCGCACCGGTCACCCCGCCAAGGAGGCGCCGTCGCTCCTGGTGCTGGTGGCGATCGGTGCAGCCACCTTGGCCGGTGCCGGCCACCCCGCGACGCTGTTTCTCGGCATCGAGATCCTCAGCCTGTCGCTGATCGCGTTGTTCGCGTTTCGGCTGACCCGGCAGGGGCTGGAAGCTGCTTACAAGTTCCTGGTGATGAGTGGGCTTGCGTCCTCGGCGCTGCTGCTCGGCATTGCGCTGATCTTCGCCGAGACCGGCGCGCTCGATTTCGCCGGCTGGGGCGGCCGCGGCGCGCTGACCGCGTTCGGCACCGCGCTGCTGCTCGCCGGCCTCGCCTTCAAGTTTTCGCTGGTGCCGTTCCACATGTGGACGCCGGATGCGTTCGAGGCGGCCCCCGCGAGCGCCGCGACGCTGGCCGGCGTGGTGTCGAAATCGGCCGTGGCGATCGTGATCCTGCGGCTGGCACTGACCGCCCATCTGCCGGAGCCGGTGTGGAGCCAAGGTCTCGCCGCGCTCGGTGGCGCCTCGGTTCTGATCGGCAATCTGCTAGCGCTGCGGCAGCCGCAACTGCCGCGGATGCTCGGCTACTCGACGATCGCGCATTCCGGCTACATCGCGCTGATCATCGCCTCCGGCACACCACATGCCGGCGAGGCGGTGCTGTTCTATCTGGCGATCTATGCCCCGGCGATGCTCGGCGCGTTGTGCGTCTCCGCCGCACTCGGCCGCGCGCCGACGCTGCCCGATCTGCACGGGCTGATGAAGCGGCGCCCGTTGGAAGCGGTCGCGCTGTCGCTCTCGCTGTTGTCACTCGCCGGCCTACCGGCAGCGGGCGGCTTCATCGCCAAGCTGTTCCTGTTGCGGGTCCTGATCGACGGCAGCCTGTGGGTGCTGGTTGGGATCGTGGTTGCCGGCTCGTCGCTCGGCTTCTTTTACTACGCGAAGTTCTTCACCGCGCCGTTCGTCGGCCACACCCACGACGAGTCCGAGCCGCTGCCGCAGCTCGATCGCGGCCTGTTGATCGTCTGCATCGCGTTGATCATCATCTTCGGCGTCGCCCCGGCCGGGCTGATGAACGTCGTCGCTGCGACGATGGCGCCGTAG
- a CDS encoding helix-turn-helix domain-containing protein — MLNQSLRTPATAHAPIDPSLCSPAEQFFATTGHAGLIASEFTYKKEEEIYGEDEPSEYVYQVVSGAVRSYKLLSDGRRQIGAFYLPGDVFGLESGPTHRLTAEAIVDTTVRLIKRRSLEQAAATDINIARGLWSMTAGELRHAEDHMLLLGRKNAMERVANFLLEMDRRLAVAGMMALPMCRRDIGDYLGLTLETVSRALSQLQSKGILGFSGARQIELRNRAQLRNLDA, encoded by the coding sequence ATGCTGAACCAGTCGCTCAGGACGCCCGCCACCGCCCACGCGCCCATCGATCCCTCTTTGTGTTCTCCGGCAGAGCAGTTCTTCGCGACCACCGGTCACGCCGGTCTGATCGCCTCCGAATTCACCTATAAGAAGGAAGAGGAAATCTACGGCGAGGACGAGCCGTCCGAATACGTCTACCAGGTGGTATCCGGTGCCGTGCGCAGCTACAAGCTGCTGTCCGACGGCCGCCGCCAGATCGGCGCCTTCTATCTTCCCGGCGACGTGTTCGGGCTGGAGTCGGGACCGACCCACCGCCTCACCGCCGAAGCGATCGTCGACACAACCGTTCGCCTGATCAAGCGCCGCAGCCTCGAACAGGCCGCCGCCACCGACATCAACATCGCCCGCGGCCTGTGGTCGATGACCGCCGGTGAGCTGCGCCACGCCGAAGACCACATGCTGCTGCTCGGCCGCAAGAATGCGATGGAGCGGGTCGCCAACTTCCTGCTGGAAATGGACCGCCGCCTCGCCGTCGCCGGCATGATGGCGCTCCCGATGTGCCGCCGCGACATCGGCGACTATCTCGGCCTCACCCTCGAAACCGTCTCCCGCGCGCTGTCGCAGCTGCAGAGCAAGGGTATCCTGGGCTTCTCCGGCGCCCGCCAGATCGAACTGCGCAACCGCGCGCAGCTTCGCAATCTCGACGCCTAA
- a CDS encoding O-acetylhomoserine aminocarboxypropyltransferase/cysteine synthase family protein, with protein MTQKLHPETLALHAGWRADPATGSVAVPLFQTTSYQFHNTEHAANLFALKELGNIYTRIGNPTTDVLEQRVAALEGGVAALAVASGQAASAFALQNLARVGDNVVSSTDLYGGTWNLFANTLKDQGIEVRFVDPSDPQAFERATDERTRAYYAETLPNPKLAVFPIEEVAAIGRKHGIPLIVDNTAAPLLVKPLEHGAAIVVYSATKYLGGHGTSIGGLIVDGGNFPWEQFPQRQPALNTPDPSYHGAVWVEAVKPIGPVAYIIKARTTLLRDLGSALSPFNAFQIIQGLETLPLRIERHVQNAQKVADYLEKRPEVVKVIHPSKQSGVARERAEKYLQGKFGGLVGFELAGGREAGRKFIDALKLLYHVANIGDARSLAIHPASTTHSQLSTEEQLATGVSDGYVRLSIGLEHIDDILADIDRGLAAGRLANAA; from the coding sequence ATGACCCAGAAACTTCACCCCGAAACCCTCGCCCTGCATGCTGGCTGGCGCGCCGATCCAGCGACCGGCTCGGTCGCGGTGCCGCTGTTCCAGACCACCTCGTACCAGTTTCACAACACCGAGCATGCGGCGAACCTGTTCGCGCTGAAGGAGCTCGGCAACATCTACACCCGGATCGGCAACCCGACGACCGATGTGCTGGAGCAGCGCGTCGCGGCTCTTGAAGGCGGCGTCGCCGCGCTCGCTGTCGCGTCCGGCCAAGCCGCGTCGGCCTTTGCGCTACAGAACCTCGCCCGCGTCGGCGATAACGTGGTGTCGTCGACCGACCTGTATGGCGGCACCTGGAACCTGTTCGCCAACACCCTGAAGGATCAGGGCATCGAAGTCCGCTTCGTCGATCCGTCCGACCCGCAGGCGTTCGAGCGCGCCACCGACGAACGCACCCGCGCCTACTATGCCGAGACGTTGCCGAACCCGAAGCTGGCGGTGTTTCCGATCGAGGAAGTCGCCGCGATCGGCCGCAAGCACGGCATCCCGCTGATCGTCGACAACACCGCAGCGCCGCTGCTGGTGAAGCCGCTCGAGCACGGCGCAGCGATCGTGGTGTATTCGGCAACCAAATATCTCGGCGGCCACGGCACCTCGATCGGCGGCCTGATCGTCGACGGCGGCAACTTCCCGTGGGAGCAGTTCCCGCAGCGTCAGCCGGCGCTGAACACGCCGGACCCGAGCTATCACGGCGCAGTCTGGGTCGAAGCGGTGAAGCCGATCGGCCCCGTGGCCTACATCATCAAGGCCCGCACCACGCTGCTGCGTGACCTCGGCTCGGCGCTGTCGCCGTTCAACGCCTTCCAGATCATTCAGGGTCTGGAAACGCTGCCGCTGCGGATCGAGCGTCACGTCCAGAACGCCCAGAAGGTCGCCGACTATCTGGAGAAGCGCCCCGAAGTCGTGAAGGTGATCCATCCGTCGAAGCAGAGCGGCGTCGCCCGCGAGCGCGCCGAGAAGTATCTCCAGGGCAAGTTCGGCGGTCTGGTCGGCTTCGAACTCGCCGGCGGTCGCGAGGCCGGGCGCAAGTTCATCGACGCGCTCAAGCTGCTCTATCACGTCGCCAATATCGGTGACGCCCGCAGCCTGGCGATCCACCCGGCCTCGACCACCCACTCGCAGCTCTCCACCGAAGAGCAGCTCGCGACCGGCGTGTCGGACGGCTATGTGCGGCTGTCGATCGGCCTCGAGCATATCGACGACATCCTCGCCGACATCGACCGCGGCCTCGCCGCCGGACGCCTGGCGAACGCGGCGTAA
- a CDS encoding complex I subunit 4 family protein: protein MALIALILLPAIGGLVAFFVAGKGERERWVTIATFALMLVLLVGVVATGAEGRWYDKVSYPWVPSFGISLDFAIDGLSATMIALAAGLGIISVMASWSEIRTQSGLFHASLCWTVAATVGVFLSFDLLIFAFFWEAMLVPAFTLIAVWGHGDKEGAALKFLIFNAVAGFGLLAASFALAAMADHMTFSAFELAEMKLSTPVQVWMLLGFSLAFMVKLSVPPFHAWLPEAHTLAPTAGSILLAGLLLKTGAYGLFRFAPMLFPDGLAAVAPYGIALGAAGALYGGLVACGQNDAKRLVAYTSIAHMSIVLMGIAAGVHYALAGAAVEMIAHSFSASALFLLIGALYERTHTRDLRQLGGLQQTAPKFAAAFALFCSALLALPGTANFVGEALVIVGIFQVNWVFALLALSTLIVSVIYATRLLKGLVFGLPQPKPPLADMTWREYWPILVMGIGTLIVGLYPQSLLALLEPAIKAALIHTP from the coding sequence ATGGCGTTGATTGCGCTCATCCTGCTGCCTGCGATCGGCGGCCTCGTCGCATTCTTCGTCGCCGGCAAGGGCGAGCGCGAGCGTTGGGTCACGATTGCGACCTTCGCGCTGATGCTGGTGCTGTTGGTCGGCGTCGTTGCGACCGGCGCCGAGGGGCGTTGGTACGACAAGGTGTCGTACCCCTGGGTGCCGTCGTTCGGCATCTCGCTGGATTTCGCGATCGACGGCCTGTCGGCGACGATGATCGCGCTCGCCGCCGGGCTCGGCATCATCTCGGTGATGGCGTCGTGGTCGGAGATTCGCACCCAGTCCGGGCTGTTTCATGCCAGCCTGTGCTGGACCGTAGCCGCGACCGTCGGCGTGTTCCTGTCGTTCGACCTTCTGATCTTCGCGTTCTTCTGGGAAGCGATGCTGGTGCCGGCGTTCACGCTGATTGCGGTGTGGGGCCATGGCGACAAGGAAGGCGCGGCGCTGAAATTCCTGATCTTCAACGCAGTCGCGGGCTTCGGCTTGCTGGCGGCCTCGTTCGCGCTGGCGGCGATGGCCGACCACATGACGTTCAGCGCATTCGAACTCGCCGAGATGAAGCTCTCGACGCCGGTTCAAGTGTGGATGCTGCTCGGCTTCTCTCTGGCCTTCATGGTCAAGCTGTCGGTGCCGCCGTTCCACGCCTGGTTGCCTGAAGCGCACACGCTGGCGCCGACCGCGGGCTCGATCCTGCTCGCCGGCCTGCTGCTGAAGACGGGCGCCTACGGGTTGTTCCGGTTTGCGCCGATGCTGTTTCCCGACGGTCTCGCGGCCGTCGCGCCTTACGGCATCGCGCTCGGCGCCGCCGGTGCGCTGTATGGCGGCCTCGTCGCCTGCGGCCAGAACGACGCCAAGCGGCTGGTCGCCTATACGTCGATCGCCCACATGTCGATCGTGCTGATGGGCATTGCGGCCGGCGTGCACTACGCGCTCGCCGGTGCCGCGGTCGAGATGATCGCGCACTCGTTCTCGGCCTCAGCGCTGTTCCTGCTGATCGGCGCGCTGTACGAGCGCACCCATACACGCGACCTGCGCCAGCTCGGCGGCCTGCAGCAGACCGCACCGAAATTCGCCGCGGCGTTCGCGCTGTTCTGTTCGGCGCTGCTGGCGCTGCCCGGCACCGCGAACTTTGTCGGCGAGGCACTGGTGATAGTCGGCATCTTCCAGGTCAATTGGGTGTTCGCGCTGCTGGCGCTGTCCACCCTGATCGTCTCGGTGATCTACGCGACGCGGCTGCTCAAGGGGCTGGTGTTTGGCCTGCCGCAGCCCAAGCCGCCGCTCGCCGATATGACCTGGCGTGAGTATTGGCCGATCCTGGTGATGGGTATCGGCACGCTGATCGTCGGCCTTTATCCGCAGAGCCTGCTGGCGCTGCTCGAGCCGGCCATCAAGGCCGCGCTGATCCACACGCCGTGA